One genomic window of Pseudoxanthomonas sp. includes the following:
- the hisA gene encoding 1-(5-phosphoribosyl)-5-[(5-phosphoribosylamino)methylideneamino]imidazole-4-carboxamide isomerase → MSAVPVNQNATPAFQLYPAIDVRGGRVVRLAQGDYDRETTYGDDPLAAAQAYAAQGATWLHLVDLDAARAGGYTLAPLLQQIRATTGMQVQTGGGVRGHRDVMALLDAGASRVVIGSLSVRAPLEVLGWLAEFGTDRITVALDARQDDAGVWQLPIHGWTETSSTTLDELAVRYAEAGLQHLLCTDIARDGMLNGPNFTLYRHLVDLLPGVQVQASGGVHAVTDISQAKIAGCGGIVLGRALLEGRFTLEQAFAEAATC, encoded by the coding sequence ATGAGTGCCGTGCCCGTCAATCAGAATGCGACCCCCGCGTTCCAGCTGTATCCGGCCATCGACGTGCGTGGTGGCCGCGTGGTGCGCCTGGCCCAGGGCGATTACGACCGCGAAACCACCTACGGCGACGATCCGCTGGCCGCCGCGCAGGCGTACGCCGCCCAGGGCGCGACTTGGCTGCACCTGGTTGATCTGGATGCGGCGCGTGCCGGTGGTTACACGCTGGCGCCGCTGCTGCAGCAGATCCGCGCGACCACCGGCATGCAGGTGCAGACCGGTGGTGGTGTGCGCGGCCATCGTGACGTGATGGCGCTGCTGGACGCTGGCGCCTCGCGCGTGGTGATCGGTTCGCTGTCGGTGCGTGCGCCACTGGAAGTGCTGGGCTGGCTGGCCGAGTTCGGCACCGACCGGATCACGGTCGCGCTGGACGCACGCCAGGACGATGCCGGCGTGTGGCAGCTGCCGATCCACGGCTGGACCGAGACCTCCAGCACCACGCTGGACGAGCTGGCCGTGCGTTACGCCGAAGCCGGGTTGCAGCACCTGCTGTGTACCGACATCGCCCGCGACGGCATGTTGAACGGGCCGAACTTCACCCTGTATCGCCATCTGGTCGATCTGCTGCCGGGCGTGCAGGTGCAGGCATCGGGCGGCGTGCATGCGGTCACCGACATCAGCCAGGCCAAGATCGCAGGCTGCGGCGGCATCGTGCTGGGACGTGCGTTGCTGGAAGGCCGCTTCACCCTGGAGCAGGCCTTTGCGGAAGCCGCGACATGCTGA
- the hisF gene encoding imidazole glycerol phosphate synthase subunit HisF — protein sequence MLSRRIVPCLDVRGGRVVKGVKFRDHIDMGDIAELALRYRDAGADELVFYDIGASPEGRSVDYGWVEKVSRLLDIPFCVAGGIRSVETARAVLHAGADKISINTPALERPALITELATAFGVQCVVVGIDSVREADGQWRVRSYTGDPSKTRAEALRTLDWIVRAQELGAGEIVLNCMDSDGVRRGYDIEQLKAARALCHVPLVASGGAGTPEHFVAAFKDADVDAALAASVFHSGAIAIPDLKRTLADDGIAVRLAA from the coding sequence ATGCTGAGCCGGCGCATCGTGCCGTGCCTGGATGTGCGCGGTGGGCGCGTGGTCAAGGGCGTCAAGTTCCGCGACCACATCGACATGGGTGACATCGCCGAGCTGGCGCTGCGCTATCGCGACGCCGGCGCCGATGAGCTGGTGTTCTACGACATTGGCGCCAGCCCGGAAGGGCGCTCGGTCGACTACGGCTGGGTGGAAAAGGTTTCGCGCCTGCTCGACATCCCGTTCTGCGTGGCCGGTGGCATCCGCAGCGTGGAGACCGCGCGTGCGGTGCTGCATGCTGGTGCCGACAAGATTTCCATCAACACCCCGGCGCTGGAACGCCCGGCGCTGATCACCGAGCTAGCCACGGCGTTCGGCGTGCAGTGCGTGGTGGTCGGCATCGATTCGGTGCGCGAAGCCGACGGGCAATGGCGCGTGCGCAGCTACACCGGCGATCCGTCCAAGACTCGCGCCGAAGCGCTGCGCACGCTGGACTGGATCGTCCGCGCGCAGGAACTGGGCGCCGGCGAGATCGTGCTGAACTGCATGGACAGCGACGGCGTGCGTCGTGGCTACGACATCGAGCAGCTCAAGGCCGCGCGTGCGCTATGCCATGTGCCGCTGGTCGCTTCCGGTGGCGCGGGCACGCCCGAACATTTCGTTGCAGCGTTCAAGGACGCCGACGTGGATGCGGCGCTGGCCGCCAGCGTCTTCCACAGTGGCGCCATCGCCATCCCCGACCTCAAGCGCACGCTGGCCGACGACGGCATCGCCGTGCGCCTGGCGGCCTGA
- the hisIE gene encoding bifunctional phosphoribosyl-AMP cyclohydrolase/phosphoribosyl-ATP diphosphatase HisIE, producing MSQIETLDWAKGEGLLPAVVQDADTLRVLMLGYMTAEALEVTRTTGHVTFFSRSKQRLWTKGETSGHFLDLVDVQVDCDADTVLVLARPHGNTCHLDRVSCFPDAPGVDASPSQEPAHPCADVSFLGELDALIAKRHIDRPAGSYTTKLFDDGIRRIAQKVGEEGVETALAGVVQDDADLLGESADLLYHLTVLLRARGLSLADAVNVLQERHRPR from the coding sequence ATGAGTCAGATCGAAACACTGGACTGGGCCAAGGGCGAGGGCCTGCTGCCGGCCGTGGTGCAGGACGCCGACACTTTGCGCGTGCTGATGCTGGGCTACATGACTGCCGAGGCGCTGGAAGTCACCCGCACCACCGGCCACGTCACCTTCTTCAGCCGCAGCAAGCAGCGGCTATGGACCAAGGGCGAAACTTCCGGGCATTTCCTGGACCTGGTCGACGTACAGGTGGATTGCGATGCGGACACCGTGCTGGTGCTGGCCCGGCCGCACGGCAATACCTGCCACCTGGATCGGGTCAGCTGTTTCCCCGATGCGCCAGGAGTGGATGCGAGTCCCTCGCAAGAGCCCGCACATCCCTGTGCGGACGTTTCATTTTTGGGCGAACTGGATGCCTTGATCGCCAAGCGCCATATCGACCGCCCGGCGGGCAGCTACACCACCAAGCTGTTCGATGACGGCATCCGTCGCATCGCGCAGAAGGTGGGCGAGGAGGGCGTGGAAACCGCACTGGCCGGTGTGGTGCAGGACGATGCCGACCTGCTCGGCGAGAGCGCGGACCTGCTGTATCACCTCACCGTACTGCTGCGTGCACGCGGCCTTTCGCTGGCCGATGCGGTGAATGTGCTGCAGGAGCGTCATCGTCCGCGTTGA